Proteins from one Candidatus Roseilinea sp. genomic window:
- the nuoN gene encoding NADH-quinone oxidoreductase subunit N — translation MPANDLIAVLPFLIVAVGGIALLLIDLALPAEQKSVTAWLSAGTLVVAGLAALLLMGVAPFNAFQDMVRADGYAFFLDALIAAIGFLAVLMALRYNEARGIMRGEFYALMLFSIGGMMLMGHAVNLLMVFVAVELLSIPLYVLCGIARPRLESEESAMKYFLMGAFASGFLVYGIALVYGAAGTTSLPALSAILSAGGARAAYDPALLFAGAALILVGLGFKVAAAPFHMWTPDVYEGAPTTVTAFMATATKAAGFAAVLRVFMFGFQPLLPEWQPIVALIAALTMIVGNVAALAQNNVKRMLAYSSIAHAGYALAGVAAGSEAGAASVLFYLAAYAFTTLAAFAVMTAIGSGAEENQTFDAYAGLGRSRPALGIGMAVAMFSLIGIPPTAGFVGKYFLFGAAVAAGLTWLAVIGVLTSVVSSYFYLRLVTAMFMREPPAEGEPIPPHAPRSLAAAISVAAVFIFGLLPAPLLDMITAGVQSAIP, via the coding sequence ATGCCTGCTAACGATTTGATCGCAGTCCTTCCCTTCCTCATCGTCGCCGTGGGCGGCATCGCGCTGCTGTTGATAGACCTGGCGCTGCCGGCCGAGCAGAAATCCGTGACGGCCTGGCTATCCGCCGGCACACTGGTCGTCGCCGGCCTGGCTGCGCTGCTCCTGATGGGCGTTGCACCGTTCAACGCGTTTCAAGACATGGTGCGGGCCGACGGCTACGCGTTCTTCCTAGACGCGCTGATCGCGGCGATCGGCTTCCTGGCGGTGCTGATGGCGCTTCGCTACAACGAAGCGCGCGGCATCATGCGCGGCGAGTTCTATGCGCTGATGTTGTTTTCCATCGGCGGCATGATGCTGATGGGCCACGCCGTGAACCTGCTGATGGTATTTGTGGCGGTCGAGCTGCTCTCGATCCCGCTCTACGTCTTGTGCGGCATCGCCCGGCCGCGCTTGGAGAGCGAGGAGTCGGCGATGAAATACTTCCTGATGGGCGCGTTTGCTTCGGGATTCCTGGTGTACGGCATCGCGCTGGTGTATGGCGCCGCCGGCACAACATCGCTGCCGGCCTTATCAGCCATCCTCAGCGCAGGGGGCGCGCGCGCCGCCTACGATCCGGCGCTGCTCTTCGCCGGAGCCGCGCTCATCCTGGTCGGACTAGGGTTCAAGGTCGCTGCCGCGCCGTTCCACATGTGGACGCCCGACGTCTACGAGGGCGCGCCGACGACTGTGACCGCGTTCATGGCCACGGCCACCAAGGCCGCCGGCTTCGCGGCCGTGCTGCGCGTATTCATGTTCGGCTTTCAGCCGTTGCTGCCGGAGTGGCAACCGATTGTCGCCCTGATCGCGGCGCTGACCATGATCGTGGGCAACGTTGCTGCGCTGGCACAAAACAACGTCAAGCGGATGTTGGCCTACTCCAGCATTGCCCACGCCGGCTACGCGCTGGCCGGCGTCGCAGCCGGAAGCGAGGCCGGCGCGGCCAGCGTGCTGTTCTACTTGGCCGCCTACGCGTTCACCACGCTGGCGGCGTTTGCCGTGATGACCGCGATCGGCAGCGGCGCGGAGGAGAACCAGACCTTCGACGCCTACGCCGGACTCGGCCGGAGCCGACCCGCGCTGGGCATCGGGATGGCCGTCGCGATGTTCTCGCTGATCGGCATCCCGCCGACGGCCGGCTTCGTCGGCAAATACTTCCTGTTCGGCGCAGCGGTCGCAGCCGGGCTGACGTGGCTGGCTGTGATCGGCGTATTGACCAGCGTCGTGTCGTCATACTTCTACCTGCGGCTGGTCACGGCGATGTTCATGCGCGAGCCACCGGCTGAGGGCGAGCCGATCCCTCCCCATGCGCCGAGATCGCTCGCAGCCGCCATCAGCGTGGCCGCAGTGTTCATCTTCGGCTTGTTGCCGGCCCCCTTGCTCGACATGATCACCGCCGGTGTGCAAAGCGCTATACCTTAA
- a CDS encoding membrane protein, protein MDASIVLGVVSLFVLILVNAFFVFAEYSVAVSRKTRIAEWADKGHAQAKLVLSVMQDPDQFFAATQVGVTITSLAVGALSEPAFSRMLGGFFAGLGMAVPFMRGAAAFLGAVGGLLIASYFQIVLAELVPRSITLRAAERVALIVVPPMNTLATLFRPFVWLLKGSSRGVLRALGFRPDAEAERLHTLEELRMLIEASERGGAIESERGEMLSKVFTFGDTTVREVMIPRTEMICVNVEASLQEVGHLFSTHAYSRLPVYEESLDHIVGVLHIKDLLRALLSPTRMPSVRQLMREPFFVPDTQRADELLQQFRARHEYMAVVLDEYGGTAGLVTLSDLVARIIGEIGDAVAPALLDIQPAGDGSVLINGLMTIGDVNDAFGLKLEDPNYDTIGGFVMGQLGRIPVVGDSVELKSQGVALSVEEMDKLRVARLRLRRIADPGHAGKQAP, encoded by the coding sequence ATGGATGCGAGTATCGTCCTCGGCGTTGTCAGCCTGTTCGTGCTGATCCTGGTCAACGCCTTCTTCGTCTTTGCGGAATACAGTGTGGCAGTCTCGCGCAAGACGCGCATCGCCGAGTGGGCGGATAAAGGGCACGCCCAGGCGAAGCTGGTGCTAAGCGTGATGCAGGATCCGGACCAATTCTTTGCCGCAACGCAGGTGGGTGTGACGATCACCTCGCTGGCCGTCGGCGCGTTGAGCGAGCCGGCGTTTAGCCGCATGTTAGGCGGCTTTTTTGCCGGCTTGGGGATGGCCGTCCCGTTTATGCGCGGCGCGGCGGCCTTCCTGGGCGCGGTCGGCGGCTTGTTGATTGCCTCATACTTTCAAATTGTGCTGGCCGAACTCGTACCACGCTCGATCACGCTGCGCGCGGCGGAGCGCGTCGCACTTATCGTCGTCCCACCGATGAATACGCTGGCGACGCTCTTTCGCCCCTTCGTCTGGCTGCTCAAGGGATCGTCGCGCGGGGTATTGCGCGCGTTGGGTTTCCGGCCCGACGCCGAGGCCGAAAGGCTGCACACGCTCGAGGAGCTGCGCATGCTCATCGAAGCGAGCGAGCGTGGCGGCGCGATCGAGTCTGAGCGGGGCGAGATGCTCAGCAAGGTGTTCACGTTTGGCGACACGACCGTGCGTGAGGTGATGATCCCGCGCACCGAGATGATCTGCGTCAACGTCGAGGCGTCGCTGCAAGAGGTCGGCCACCTCTTCTCCACCCATGCCTACAGCCGTCTGCCGGTGTACGAAGAATCGCTCGATCACATCGTCGGGGTCTTGCACATCAAAGACCTGTTGCGCGCGCTGCTGTCGCCCACGCGCATGCCTTCCGTCCGCCAGCTCATGCGCGAGCCGTTCTTTGTGCCCGATACGCAGCGCGCCGACGAACTGCTGCAACAGTTCCGCGCTCGGCACGAATATATGGCCGTCGTCTTGGATGAGTACGGCGGCACGGCCGGCTTGGTCACGCTCAGCGACCTGGTCGCGCGCATCATCGGCGAGATTGGGGATGCCGTCGCGCCTGCGTTGCTGGACATTCAACCCGCCGGCGATGGCAGCGTGCTGATCAACGGCCTGATGACGATCGGCGACGTGAACGATGCTTTTGGGTTGAAACTGGAAGATCCCAACTACGACACGATCGGCGGCTTTGTGATGGGTCAGCTCGGCCGCATCCCCGTAGTGGGCGACTCCGTCGAACTCAAGTCGCAAGGCGTGGCGCTCTCCGTAGAGGAGATGGACAAGCTGCGCGTGGCCCGGCTGCGCCTGCGCCGCATTGCCGACCCGGGACATGCCGGCAAGCAAGCACCGTGA
- a CDS encoding glucose dehydrogenase: MPSPTQMLRLSDRPKHAVNWGQGEHACRVHHPLAKRFTRRPSAPITVALAVCVLVLYTTLPRATAALGHVDASPLAIPPNSPSVSIDFEVVASGLAQPVFVTHAGDARLFVVQQNGIIKIIKNGTVLSTPFLNLTTLVQCCGEEGLLGLAFEPSYATTGRFYVYYTNKSGDQVIARYQVSSNPDVANPGSGQILLTIPHPNYGNHNGGWLGFGPDNNLYVTTGDGGGGGDPFCAAQDPADLRGKILRLNVVGQVTYTIPAGNVFTTTQRPEVWAIGLRNPWRNSFDRQTGDLYITDVGQYAREEVNFAPANSPAGLNFGWSQYEGSIPYSDGTSNAGPFDCPPSGITPTMPITDYGRSLGGSIIGGYVYRGQRFPWLDGVYFYADFISGKLFAAWKSSPGATFTTAFIRDTGYTVASFGEDVNGELYLVSYSGAIYKLRSAFWDKSVYMPRVLR, encoded by the coding sequence ATGCCTTCACCTACCCAAATGCTGCGCCTTTCGGATAGACCCAAGCACGCCGTAAACTGGGGGCAAGGAGAGCACGCTTGTCGGGTTCATCACCCTCTGGCGAAGCGCTTTACGCGCAGGCCGTCCGCACCGATCACAGTCGCCTTGGCCGTTTGCGTGCTCGTCCTTTACACAACGCTGCCCCGCGCTACCGCAGCGCTCGGCCATGTGGACGCATCGCCCTTGGCCATCCCGCCCAATTCGCCGAGTGTAAGCATTGATTTCGAGGTGGTGGCGAGCGGCTTAGCCCAGCCGGTGTTCGTCACCCATGCTGGCGACGCGCGCCTGTTCGTCGTCCAGCAAAACGGCATCATCAAGATCATCAAGAACGGCACCGTGCTCAGCACACCTTTCTTGAACCTGACGACGCTGGTGCAGTGCTGTGGCGAGGAAGGGTTGCTCGGTTTGGCTTTTGAGCCGAGCTACGCAACGACCGGCCGCTTTTACGTGTACTACACCAACAAATCGGGCGACCAGGTGATTGCGCGTTATCAGGTCTCCAGCAACCCGGATGTTGCCAATCCCGGCAGCGGACAAATTTTGCTGACCATTCCCCATCCCAACTATGGCAACCACAATGGGGGCTGGTTGGGCTTCGGTCCAGACAACAACCTATATGTCACCACCGGTGACGGCGGAGGGGGCGGCGATCCATTCTGCGCAGCGCAAGACCCTGCCGACCTGCGCGGCAAAATCCTGCGCCTAAACGTCGTTGGTCAAGTGACCTACACCATCCCCGCCGGCAATGTCTTTACGACGACGCAGCGGCCGGAGGTGTGGGCGATTGGGTTGCGCAACCCGTGGCGCAATTCGTTCGACCGGCAAACCGGCGACCTCTACATCACCGACGTCGGGCAATATGCGCGCGAAGAGGTCAACTTTGCGCCGGCCAACTCGCCTGCCGGCCTGAACTTCGGCTGGAGTCAGTACGAGGGGAGCATCCCCTACAGCGACGGGACGAGCAACGCCGGGCCGTTCGACTGTCCACCCAGCGGCATTACGCCCACCATGCCAATCACGGACTATGGTCGCAGCCTGGGCGGCTCAATCATCGGCGGCTACGTGTATCGCGGTCAACGCTTTCCCTGGCTGGACGGCGTCTACTTCTACGCCGACTTCATCTCCGGCAAACTGTTCGCCGCGTGGAAGTCATCGCCCGGCGCGACGTTCACCACAGCGTTCATCCGCGACACCGGCTACACCGTAGCTTCGTTCGGCGAAGATGTGAACGGCGAACTCTACCTGGTGAGCTACAGCGGCGCGATCTACAAGCTCCGTTCCGCATTCTGGGACAAGTCGGTCTACATGCCCCGCGTGTTGCGCTGA